In one Halalkalicoccus subterraneus genomic region, the following are encoded:
- the ilvD gene encoding dihydroxy-acid dehydratase, translated as MSNTPQQERRRETGEKREDLPSREVTEGPERAPHRAMFRAMGYDDRDLSSPMVGVANPAADITPCNVHLDDVAEAAIEGVDDAEGMPIEFGTITISDAISMGHEGMKASLISREVIADSVELVAFGEKMDALVTVAGCDKNLPGMMMAAIRTDLPSVFLYGGSIMPGEHDGREITVQNVFEGVGAVSSGEMSEDELVEMEHEACPGAGSCGGMFTANTMASISEAVGLAPLGSASAPAETDERYEISRRAGELALECVEEDRTPSTILSKESFENAIAVQVAMGGSTNAVLHLLAMAAEAGIDLDIEEFDEISRRTPKIANLQPGGTRVMKDLWEQGGVPVVMRRLLEAGYVHGDAMTVTGRTIAEEIDHLEEAGEIPADGEVDADFIYTTEEPYQDEGAIKILTGNLAPEGAVLKVTGDDAFHHEGPARVFENEEEAMKYVQEGHISSGDVLVIRNEGPRGGPGMREMLGVTAAVVGQGHEDDVALLTDGRFSGATRGPMIGHVAPEAADGGPIGLIEEGDTITVDIPERTLSVDLSDGELADRREGWERAEPQYTTGVLAKYGAAFGSAANGAVTNPGAKRE; from the coding sequence GATGGGCTACGACGACCGAGACCTCTCCTCGCCGATGGTCGGGGTCGCCAACCCGGCGGCGGACATCACGCCATGTAACGTCCACCTCGACGACGTGGCAGAGGCCGCGATCGAGGGCGTCGACGACGCCGAGGGGATGCCCATCGAGTTCGGAACCATCACCATCTCCGATGCCATCTCGATGGGCCACGAGGGGATGAAGGCCTCGCTGATCAGCCGGGAGGTCATCGCCGATTCGGTCGAGCTCGTGGCGTTCGGCGAGAAGATGGACGCGCTGGTGACGGTCGCGGGCTGCGATAAGAACCTGCCCGGGATGATGATGGCCGCGATCCGCACGGACCTCCCATCGGTGTTCCTCTACGGCGGCTCGATCATGCCCGGCGAGCACGACGGGCGGGAGATAACGGTCCAAAACGTCTTCGAGGGCGTCGGCGCCGTGAGCTCCGGCGAGATGAGCGAGGACGAGCTGGTGGAGATGGAACACGAGGCCTGTCCCGGCGCTGGCTCGTGTGGCGGGATGTTCACCGCCAATACGATGGCTTCGATCTCCGAGGCGGTCGGGCTCGCGCCGCTCGGATCCGCGAGTGCGCCGGCCGAGACCGACGAGCGATACGAGATCTCCCGCCGGGCGGGGGAACTCGCGCTCGAATGCGTCGAGGAGGACCGCACCCCCTCGACGATTCTCTCGAAGGAGAGCTTCGAGAACGCCATCGCCGTCCAAGTCGCGATGGGCGGCTCGACCAACGCCGTGCTCCACCTGCTGGCGATGGCCGCCGAGGCCGGTATCGACCTCGACATCGAGGAATTCGACGAGATCTCCAGGAGAACGCCCAAGATCGCGAACCTCCAGCCCGGCGGCACCCGCGTCATGAAGGACCTCTGGGAGCAGGGCGGCGTTCCCGTCGTGATGCGCCGGCTGCTCGAGGCGGGCTACGTCCACGGCGACGCGATGACCGTCACCGGGCGCACGATCGCCGAGGAGATCGACCATCTCGAAGAAGCGGGCGAGATCCCCGCCGACGGCGAGGTCGACGCCGACTTCATCTACACCACGGAGGAGCCCTACCAGGACGAGGGCGCGATCAAGATCTTGACCGGCAATCTCGCCCCGGAGGGCGCGGTACTGAAGGTGACCGGCGACGACGCCTTCCACCACGAGGGGCCCGCGAGGGTGTTCGAGAACGAGGAAGAAGCGATGAAATACGTACAAGAGGGCCACATCTCCTCGGGCGACGTGCTCGTCATCAGAAACGAGGGTCCGCGTGGCGGACCGGGCATGCGCGAGATGCTCGGAGTCACCGCCGCCGTGGTCGGTCAGGGTCACGAGGACGACGTGGCGCTCCTCACTGACGGTCGGTTCTCGGGTGCGACCCGCGGCCCGATGATCGGCCACGTCGCCCCCGAAGCCGCCGACGGCGGCCCCATCGGGCTGATCGAGGAGGGCGATACGATCACTGTCGACATCCCCGAGCGAACACTGTCCGTGGACCTGAGCGACGGTGAACTCGCGGATCGCCGCGAGGGCTGGGAGCGCGCGGAGCCCCAGTACACGACCGGCGTACTCGCCAAATACGGCGCGGCCTTCGGCTCGGCGGCCAACGGCGCGGTGACGAACCCCGGCGCGAAGCGCGAGTAA
- a CDS encoding cation:proton antiporter, translating into MNAHSAFELPVSDPVLVFALAMIVFLVAPLCFQRYRLPGIVGVILVGALIGPNALGILDRGETIVLLGEVGLIYLMFVAGLEIDLNQFFENADRSVVFGLLSFLVPQAVGTVAGVFVLGLSIPAASLFASIFASHTLLAYPVANRLGIVTDEAMTVTIGGTILTDTLALLVLAVVVAGAQGTLDAAFWVRLVLGLALFFAGIWVLVPRLGAWFFRTVDEESYFEFLFVMSILFVCAYAAEVVGIEPIVGAFLAGLVLNRLIPDHGALMNRIEFVGNALFIPFFLLSVGMLVDVRAIAAGPRTLLIAGVLVVSVLVTKYLAAWLTGRLYGYSDVQVEGMFGLSLGQAAAALAIVLIGFEVGIDGFDREMVNAVVLMILAASVISPAVVERAGKRIALVADRDVADAASHQRVLVPLSPKTEHREELVDLALSIREPRSREPIRALTVIEPGEDADLRVARAESVLDEVVEYAAGAEAAVDTRTRLNYNVASGIVNAGVENRITTFVIGWDGARSRRQRVVGDVIDQVLGRTTQLVLVSRIRGPLNATREVVVLLPPEIDHNVGFDGALGAIGALTDGAGARVRAVAVGWDAAEARRAFESVGSSVGAGFEDVADWKALLELLRDDVSADDLVVCMSARRGTVGWHPQLQTLPKSISTLVDGDFVVVYPASAERADDRQFLRLR; encoded by the coding sequence ATGAACGCGCATTCGGCCTTCGAACTCCCGGTGTCCGACCCGGTCCTCGTCTTCGCGCTGGCGATGATCGTCTTCCTCGTCGCGCCGCTTTGCTTCCAACGCTATCGCCTGCCCGGGATCGTCGGAGTCATCCTCGTCGGGGCGCTCATCGGCCCGAACGCACTCGGGATCCTCGATCGCGGCGAGACGATCGTCCTGCTGGGGGAGGTCGGGCTGATCTATCTCATGTTCGTCGCGGGCCTCGAGATCGACCTGAACCAGTTCTTCGAGAACGCCGATCGGAGCGTCGTCTTCGGCCTGCTCTCGTTTCTGGTTCCGCAGGCCGTCGGGACGGTTGCGGGCGTGTTCGTCCTCGGCCTCTCGATCCCGGCGGCGTCGCTGTTCGCCTCGATTTTCGCCTCCCACACCCTGCTCGCCTACCCGGTGGCAAACCGGCTGGGAATCGTCACCGACGAGGCGATGACCGTGACCATCGGCGGGACGATCCTCACCGATACGCTCGCCCTGCTCGTGCTCGCGGTGGTCGTGGCCGGGGCACAGGGGACGCTCGACGCGGCGTTCTGGGTACGACTCGTTCTCGGACTCGCGCTGTTTTTCGCTGGAATCTGGGTCCTCGTCCCTCGCCTGGGCGCGTGGTTCTTCCGCACGGTCGACGAGGAGAGCTACTTCGAGTTCCTCTTCGTCATGAGTATCCTGTTCGTCTGCGCGTACGCGGCCGAGGTCGTGGGGATCGAGCCCATCGTCGGGGCCTTTCTGGCGGGATTGGTCCTCAACCGACTGATCCCCGACCACGGTGCGCTGATGAACCGCATCGAGTTCGTCGGCAACGCGCTGTTCATCCCCTTCTTCCTGCTCTCGGTCGGGATGCTCGTCGACGTCCGCGCGATCGCCGCGGGTCCCCGTACACTCCTGATCGCAGGCGTCCTCGTCGTGAGCGTACTGGTCACGAAGTACCTCGCGGCGTGGCTGACCGGCCGTCTCTACGGCTACAGCGACGTGCAGGTCGAAGGGATGTTCGGCCTCTCGCTGGGGCAGGCCGCCGCCGCGCTGGCGATCGTCCTGATCGGCTTCGAGGTGGGAATCGACGGCTTCGATCGGGAGATGGTCAACGCCGTCGTCCTGATGATCCTCGCGGCCAGCGTGATCAGCCCCGCCGTCGTCGAGCGGGCCGGAAAGCGGATCGCACTCGTCGCCGATCGGGACGTCGCCGACGCGGCGAGTCACCAGCGGGTGTTGGTTCCCCTCTCGCCGAAAACGGAACACCGCGAGGAGCTGGTCGACCTCGCGCTCTCGATTCGCGAACCGCGTTCCCGCGAGCCGATTAGGGCGTTGACGGTGATCGAGCCCGGCGAGGACGCCGATCTACGGGTCGCTCGGGCCGAGTCGGTGCTCGACGAGGTCGTCGAGTACGCCGCCGGAGCCGAGGCGGCCGTCGACACCCGGACCCGGCTCAACTACAACGTCGCGTCGGGGATCGTCAACGCGGGCGTCGAAAACCGGATCACGACGTTCGTCATCGGCTGGGACGGCGCCCGCTCGCGACGCCAGCGGGTGGTCGGCGACGTGATCGACCAGGTGCTCGGGCGGACCACGCAGCTCGTCCTCGTCTCGCGGATTCGCGGCCCGCTCAACGCGACCCGCGAGGTCGTCGTGCTGCTCCCACCGGAGATCGACCACAACGTCGGGTTCGATGGGGCGCTCGGCGCGATCGGAGCGCTGACGGACGGCGCCGGCGCGCGCGTCCGTGCGGTGGCGGTCGGCTGGGACGCCGCCGAGGCGAGGCGGGCGTTCGAGTCGGTCGGGTCGTCCGTCGGCGCGGGGTTCGAGGACGTCGCGGACTGGAAGGCGCTGCTCGAACTGCTTCGCGACGACGTCTCGGCCGATGATCTGGTGGTCTGTATGAGCGCGCGACGGGGGACGGTCGGCTGGCACCCCCAGCTACAGACGCTACCGAAAAGCATCTCGACGCTCGTCGACGGCGACTTCGTCGTGGTCTACCCGGCGAGCGCAGAGCGCGCCGACGACCGGCAGTTCCTCCGGCTGCGATGA
- a CDS encoding DUF7521 family protein, producing the protein MVHESAPEWVTIALVVVKTLTVVAGGAVTYFAYRASRRTRSRSLGFLAAGFALVTLGSALAGFAFEILDVWLGLGVLVEGLFVLAGFSLIAYSLLVE; encoded by the coding sequence ATGGTCCACGAATCGGCCCCCGAGTGGGTGACGATCGCCCTGGTGGTCGTCAAGACGCTGACGGTCGTCGCGGGCGGGGCGGTCACCTACTTCGCGTACAGGGCCTCTCGGCGCACGCGGAGTCGATCGCTCGGGTTCCTCGCGGCAGGCTTCGCGCTCGTGACCCTTGGGAGCGCGCTGGCCGGTTTCGCCTTCGAGATCCTCGACGTCTGGCTCGGGCTGGGCGTGCTCGTCGAGGGGCTGTTCGTGCTTGCCGGCTTCTCGTTGATCGCCTACTCGCTGCTCGTCGAGTGA
- a CDS encoding helix-turn-helix domain-containing protein, protein MVRDPFAEGTEPELTTVLEALCDDDCREIAETVESAMTASELSEACDVPLSTTYRKLDTMTEATLLEESIEIRADGRHTSRYRLAFEEVLLSIDEDRRFELTITRPARTADERLASLWSEVKEGL, encoded by the coding sequence ATGGTCAGGGATCCGTTCGCCGAGGGGACCGAACCCGAACTGACGACGGTTCTCGAAGCGCTCTGTGACGACGACTGCCGGGAGATCGCCGAAACAGTCGAGAGCGCGATGACCGCGAGCGAACTGAGCGAGGCCTGCGACGTTCCGTTGTCGACGACCTATCGCAAACTGGATACGATGACCGAGGCGACGCTGCTGGAGGAGTCGATCGAGATCCGGGCCGACGGCAGACACACCAGCCGGTATCGCCTCGCCTTCGAGGAGGTGTTGCTCTCGATCGACGAGGACCGTCGGTTCGAACTGACGATCACCCGACCCGCGCGAACCGCCGACGAGCGCCTCGCGTCGCTCTGGTCGGAGGTCAAGGAGGGACTCTGA
- a CDS encoding M14 family metallopeptidase, giving the protein MTVPRFSRRTVLRTAGGALAATVAGCIGGGGNDSTNEPDDTTNGSDDPPETERETHAMMEGTAYETSVHVLRAGDGPTGMVLGGVHGNETGGVEGARTVTEYDLAGGRLVVIPEANKPAVDEETRHGPDGDLNRQFPVGEAPTTGIARGLWDEITEYEPDCLIDMHTSRGIIGVDDGAVGQMIFPSSVEGATRDAATAAEYMNEEVMTAFLEENPEYAFQSGTVSGSEIEQSNEERLMAVMKAGADLGTTGWITEVTYKGLDLDQQAFLHDRLAVRLLAENGLEVESPLAGESFQSL; this is encoded by the coding sequence ATGACTGTGCCCCGCTTCTCCCGTCGGACCGTCCTCCGAACCGCCGGTGGTGCCCTCGCGGCGACCGTCGCCGGCTGTATCGGAGGGGGTGGAAACGACTCCACGAACGAACCCGACGACACGACGAACGGGTCCGACGACCCGCCCGAAACCGAACGGGAGACACACGCGATGATGGAAGGAACGGCGTACGAGACGAGCGTCCACGTCCTGCGCGCGGGTGACGGCCCCACGGGTATGGTCCTCGGGGGCGTCCACGGCAACGAGACCGGCGGGGTCGAGGGTGCCCGAACCGTCACCGAGTACGACCTCGCCGGCGGGCGACTGGTCGTGATCCCCGAGGCGAACAAGCCGGCCGTCGACGAGGAAACCCGCCACGGCCCGGATGGCGACCTGAACCGGCAGTTCCCGGTCGGCGAGGCACCGACGACGGGGATCGCCCGCGGGCTCTGGGACGAAATAACTGAGTACGAGCCCGACTGCCTGATCGACATGCACACCTCCCGGGGGATCATCGGCGTCGATGACGGTGCAGTCGGCCAGATGATCTTCCCGTCCTCGGTCGAGGGCGCGACCAGGGACGCGGCGACCGCGGCCGAGTACATGAACGAGGAGGTGATGACGGCGTTCCTCGAGGAGAACCCGGAGTACGCCTTCCAGTCGGGAACGGTCAGCGGGTCGGAGATCGAACAGAGCAACGAGGAGCGGCTGATGGCCGTGATGAAAGCGGGAGCGGACCTCGGGACGACGGGGTGGATCACCGAGGTCACCTACAAGGGTCTCGACCTCGACCAGCAGGCGTTCCTCCACGACCGGCTGGCGGTCCGGCTGCTCGCCGAAAACGGCCTCGAAGTCGAAAGCCCGCTTGCGGGCGAATCCTTCCAGTCGCTATAG
- a CDS encoding metal-dependent hydrolase yields the protein MFVGHAMLAFALVAGGAHRLGHDRERALVLGLLGGAFATIPDVDMLYALSGLVGESGAVSGFWSASTLVHRVLTHSLPVGLASAVGVALWARGISAPSRFGSWRLAGLAVLVGVVLTGISSGPLGLAVMAAFVLAGLAVATAAVRSGGFGPRSIGAAALVGLLSHPFGDLFTGEPPLFLYPFDVRFLDGRVLLSTDPTLHLLGTFGLELATIWLAVLVYCRLADCSVREHVQWRATLGIVYVGAVLALPAPTVDSAYRFVVGVLGVGIVGPAPLVRRAYRPGSGRSALGLGRPRPSAEGVLTPVLTALATITVAALSFGIGYALL from the coding sequence ATGTTCGTCGGGCACGCGATGCTGGCGTTCGCCCTGGTCGCCGGCGGCGCACACCGCCTTGGGCACGACCGCGAGCGCGCGCTCGTTCTCGGCCTCCTCGGCGGGGCGTTCGCGACGATCCCCGACGTCGACATGCTGTACGCGCTATCGGGACTGGTCGGCGAGTCCGGCGCCGTTTCCGGCTTCTGGAGCGCGAGCACGCTCGTCCACCGCGTGCTCACCCACTCGCTTCCGGTCGGGCTTGCGAGCGCCGTCGGGGTCGCGCTCTGGGCGCGCGGTATCTCGGCTCCGTCCCGGTTCGGGTCGTGGCGGCTCGCGGGACTTGCGGTGTTGGTCGGGGTCGTCCTCACCGGGATTTCGAGCGGACCGCTCGGGCTCGCCGTGATGGCAGCGTTCGTCCTCGCCGGGCTCGCGGTCGCGACCGCGGCCGTCCGTAGCGGCGGGTTCGGCCCCCGATCGATCGGCGCGGCGGCGCTGGTCGGGCTGTTGAGCCACCCGTTCGGTGACCTCTTCACCGGCGAGCCGCCGCTGTTTCTCTACCCGTTCGACGTCCGGTTTCTCGACGGTCGCGTCCTCCTGAGCACGGACCCGACGCTCCACCTGCTCGGAACGTTCGGCCTCGAACTGGCGACGATCTGGTTGGCCGTCCTCGTCTACTGTCGGCTGGCCGACTGTTCAGTCCGCGAGCACGTCCAGTGGCGCGCGACCCTCGGAATCGTCTACGTGGGCGCCGTGCTCGCGCTTCCGGCGCCGACCGTCGACTCGGCCTACCGGTTCGTCGTCGGCGTCCTCGGGGTCGGCATCGTCGGCCCCGCACCCCTCGTGCGCCGCGCGTACAGACCGGGCTCGGGCCGGTCGGCACTCGGCCTCGGCCGCCCCCGTCCGTCAGCGGAGGGGGTTCTGACGCCGGTTCTCACCGCGCTCGCGACGATCACGGTCGCCGCACTCTCGTTCGGTATCGGCTACGCGCTGCTGTGA